Proteins encoded by one window of Channa argus isolate prfri chromosome 13, Channa argus male v1.0, whole genome shotgun sequence:
- the sp5l gene encoding sp5 transcription factor-like — MAALTIQRTDNFLHTFLQDRTPSSSPEVAPNTLSFLATTCSQAWQVGGSMGSEGSQFPYEGTVSSTSGMFQLWSNEMTPSTALSTHQMTFTVPKVQFPGHMQSGLGHHHHHPHHHHHELPLTPPAEPPSSYSFELSPVKVLSSQPQASGPYYPQHNSMGQNFPSFLQNSSSRHHLPGGHVEEGQQWWSLPQTNPTASNHPFSLGRQLVLGHQPQIAALLQGTSKGLLSSTRRCRRCKCPNCQANGGGLEFGKKRLHICHIPECGKVYKKTSHLKAHLRWHAGERPFICNWLFCGKSFTRSDELQRHLRTHTGEKRFGCQQCGKRFMRSDHLSKHVKTHQTRKSRSGQSSQNTDPLLTNIKRE; from the exons ATGGCTGCGCTGACGATACAAAGGACTGACAACTTTTTGCACACCTTTTTACAG GACCGGACACCCAGCTCCTCTCCAGAGGTAGCACCTAACACCCTATCCTTCCTGGCCACCACCTGTAGCCAGGCCTGGCAAGTGGGAGGCTCTATGGGCTCAGAAGGTTCCCAGTTCCCATATGAGGGCACAGTCAGCTCCACATCGGGAATGTTTCAGTTGTGGAGCAATGAAATGACACCCAGTACAGCCCTAAGCACACACCAGATGACCTTCACTGTGCCCAAGGTGCAGTTTCCAGGACACATGCAATCTGGTTTGggtcaccatcatcatcacccccatcaccaccaccatgaGCTGCCTCTCACTCCTCCAGCTGAACCTCCCTCATCCTACTCCTTTGAACTGTCCCCTGTAAAAGTGCTATCCTCACAGCCTCAGGCCAGCGGCCCCTATTATCCTCAGCACAATAGTATGGGACAAAACTTCCCCAGCTtcctccagaattcctcatccAGACATCACTTGCCTGGAGGCCATGTGGAGGAAGGACAGCAATGGTGGAGCTTACCCCAAACCAATCCCACTGCTTCCAACCATCCCTTCTCCCTGGGCAGACAACTGGTGTTGGGCCACCAGCCTCAGATAGCTGCTCTTCTCCAGGGTACTTCCAAGGGCCTTTTAAGCTCCACACGCCGCTGTCGACGCTGCAAATGCCCCAACTGCCAGGCAAATGGCGGAGGCTTAGAGTTTGGGAAGAAGAGACTGCACATCTGCCACATTCCAGAGTGTGGCAAAGTCTACAAGAAAACCTCTCACCTAAAGGCACATCTGCGCTGGCATGCTGGGGAGAGGCCCTTTATCTGTAACTGGCTCTTCTGTGGTAAAAGCTTCACTCGTTCAGATGAGCTACAGCGGCACCTCCGCACACACACTGGTGAGAAGCGCTTTGGGTGCCAGCAGTGTGGTAAGAGGTTCATGAGGAGTGACCACCTCTCCAAACATGTCAAGACCCATCAGACCAGGAAGAGCCGGTCTGGACAGTCTTCACAGAACACAGACCCTCTGCTCACTAATATCAAGAGAGAGTAA
- the slc26a10 gene encoding solute carrier family 26 member 10 isoform X2, with protein MSASVAVYRNIYTEDRFKQAYGSGVSTNGNLRLREKLARRCRCSRLACLHMLRDRVPIFNWLLGYRLKKWILGDTIAGLTVGILHIPQGMAFALLTSVAPIFGLYTSFFPVVIYMIFGTGRHVSTGTFAVVSLMTGSVVEQLVPTPLELNSSTPEGAEFEAQRIGVASAVALLSGIIMLCMFSLQLGFLSTYLSDPIVKAFTSAAAFHVAISQLQSMLGLRLPRRTGAFSLFKTLATVMENLPHTNLAELLISLVCLAVLVPVKEVNMRYRQRLRTPIPVEILTVIVATGVAYASSLDSKYNIEIVGHIPAGFPSPRMPALHTFPDIVGDTVAITFVGYAVSVSLAMIYADKHGYSIHPNQAVLACINVTSLRQMFLQFQDLPDLWKISKIDFMVWVVTWLSVVVLNVDLGLAIGVVFSMMTVICRTQRAGCSVLGRANNTEIYRPLENHSKCYEIPGVKILTYNGPIYYGNRSFFREEMSRLLGLTPEKIRSWEKARKALEKREREVTVNTVEGGIANFSFSSENEFFKSETPKNEVQAVLIDCSRVIFVDVAGARLFTQMCTECQKIGVHVYLSNCNESILKIFTSSGLMNYMNPQHIFVTIHDAIMYIQQQKEKPAENTTTVWV; from the exons ATGAGCGCCTCTGTGGCCGTATACAGAAATATTTACACGGAAGACCGCTTCAAACAGGCCTACGGCTCCGGGGTCAGCACAAATGGAAATTTGCGACTTCGTGAAAAACTCGCAAGGAGGTGCAGGTGTTCAAGGCTCGCCTGTCTTCACATGTTGAGAGACAGAGTCCCCATTTTCAACTGGCTGCTGGGATACAGGCTAAAGAAATGGATTCTAGGAGACACTATAGCAGGACTGACAGTTGGTATCCTTCATATCCCACAGG GTATGGCTTTTGCTTTACTCACTTCTGTGGCACCCATATTTGGCCTTTACACCTCCTTCTTCCCCGTGGTCATTTACATGATCTTTGGCACAGGTCGCCATGTGTCCACAG GTACCTTTGCTGTGGTGAGTCTGATGACTGGCTCTGTGGTGGAGCAGCTGGTTCCCACTCCGCTGGAACTGAACTCAAGCACCCCCGAAGGAGCTGAATTTGAGGCCCAGAGAATTGGAGTGGCCTCAGCTGTAGCTCTCCTGTCAGGAATTATAATG CTCTGTATGTTCAGTCTTCAGCTGGGCTTCCTCTCCACCTATCTGTCAGATCCAATTGTTAAAGCTTTCACCAGTGCTGCTGCTTTCCATGTAGCTATCTCACAGCTGCAAAGCATGCTGGGGCTACGGCTCCCTCGCCGCACTGGAGCTTTCTCGCTCTTCAAG ACTTTAGCGACAGTGATGGAGAATCTGCCTCACACTAACTTGGCTGAGCTTCTGATCTCCTTGGTGTGTTTGGCTGTCCTGGTCCCAGTCAAGGAGGTCAACATGCGGTACCGGCAACGCCTGCGCACACCTATTCCAGTGGAGATCCTCACA GTTATTGTTGCCACAGGTGTGGCCTATGCTTCCTCTCTGGACTCCAAGTACAACATTGAGATAGTTGGGCACATCCCAGCTGG ATTCCCAAGTCCAAGGATGCCTGCCTTGCACACTTTCCCTGACATTGTTGGAGACACAGTAGCCATAACATTTGTTGGTTATGCTGTGTCAGTCTCGCTTGCAATGATTTATGCCGACAAACATGGATATTCAATACATCCTAACCAG GCTGTCCTGGCATGCATTAACGTCACCAGCCTCAGGCAGATGTTCCTGCAGTTCCAGGACCTACCTGATCTATGGAAAATCAGCAAGATTGACTTT ATGGTTTGGGTGGTAACCTGGCTGTCTGTAGTTGTACTTAATGTGGACCTTGGCCTCGCCATCGGGGTGGTTTTCTCTATGATGACTGTCATCTGTCGCACACAAAG GGCTGGATGCTCAGTACTTGGCCGGGCCAACAACACAGAAATATACAGACCTCTGGAGAATCACAGCAAG TGCTATGAGATACCTGGAGTGAAGATCCTGACTTATAATGGACCTATTTATTATGGAAACCGTAGCTTCttcagggaggagatgagcAGGTTGTTGGGCCTAACGCCAGAGAAGATCCGCAGCTGGGAGAAGGCCAGGAAAGCCCTGGAGAAACGGGAGAGAGAGGTCACCGTCAACACTGTG gaAGGAGGCATTgcaaacttttcattttcttcagaaAATGAGTTCTTCAAATCCG AAACACCTAAGAATGAAGTCCAGGCAGTGTTAATTGATTGCAGCCGTGTGATATTTGTTGATGTTGCTGGAGCAAGACTCTTCACACAG ATGTGCACTGAATGCCAGAAAATTGGAGTTCATGTATATTTGTCAAACTGCAATG AAAGCATTTTAAAGATCTTCACATCAAGTGGCCTTATGAACTACATGAATCCTCAACATATTTTTGTCACTATTCATGATGCTATAATGTATATTCAACAGCAGAAG GAAAAACCTGCAGAGAACACCACAACTGTTTGGGTATGA
- the slc26a10 gene encoding solute carrier family 26 member 10 isoform X1: protein MSASVAVYRNIYTEDRFKQAYGSGVSTNGNLRLREKLARRCRCSRLACLHMLRDRVPIFNWLLGYRLKKWILGDTIAGLTVGILHIPQGMAFALLTSVAPIFGLYTSFFPVVIYMIFGTGRHVSTGTFAVVSLMTGSVVEQLVPTPLELNSSTPEGAEFEAQRIGVASAVALLSGIIMLCMFSLQLGFLSTYLSDPIVKAFTSAAAFHVAISQLQSMLGLRLPRRTGAFSLFKTLATVMENLPHTNLAELLISLVCLAVLVPVKEVNMRYRQRLRTPIPVEILTVIVATGVAYASSLDSKYNIEIVGHIPAGFPSPRMPALHTFPDIVGDTVAITFVGYAVSVSLAMIYADKHGYSIHPNQELLAHGISNMVSSFFTCFPSSATLATTNILESAGGYTQLSGLFTSLVVLIVLLLIGPLFYFLPKAVLACINVTSLRQMFLQFQDLPDLWKISKIDFMVWVVTWLSVVVLNVDLGLAIGVVFSMMTVICRTQRAGCSVLGRANNTEIYRPLENHSKCYEIPGVKILTYNGPIYYGNRSFFREEMSRLLGLTPEKIRSWEKARKALEKREREVTVNTVEGGIANFSFSSENEFFKSETPKNEVQAVLIDCSRVIFVDVAGARLFTQMCTECQKIGVHVYLSNCNESILKIFTSSGLMNYMNPQHIFVTIHDAIMYIQQQKEKPAENTTTVWV, encoded by the exons ATGAGCGCCTCTGTGGCCGTATACAGAAATATTTACACGGAAGACCGCTTCAAACAGGCCTACGGCTCCGGGGTCAGCACAAATGGAAATTTGCGACTTCGTGAAAAACTCGCAAGGAGGTGCAGGTGTTCAAGGCTCGCCTGTCTTCACATGTTGAGAGACAGAGTCCCCATTTTCAACTGGCTGCTGGGATACAGGCTAAAGAAATGGATTCTAGGAGACACTATAGCAGGACTGACAGTTGGTATCCTTCATATCCCACAGG GTATGGCTTTTGCTTTACTCACTTCTGTGGCACCCATATTTGGCCTTTACACCTCCTTCTTCCCCGTGGTCATTTACATGATCTTTGGCACAGGTCGCCATGTGTCCACAG GTACCTTTGCTGTGGTGAGTCTGATGACTGGCTCTGTGGTGGAGCAGCTGGTTCCCACTCCGCTGGAACTGAACTCAAGCACCCCCGAAGGAGCTGAATTTGAGGCCCAGAGAATTGGAGTGGCCTCAGCTGTAGCTCTCCTGTCAGGAATTATAATG CTCTGTATGTTCAGTCTTCAGCTGGGCTTCCTCTCCACCTATCTGTCAGATCCAATTGTTAAAGCTTTCACCAGTGCTGCTGCTTTCCATGTAGCTATCTCACAGCTGCAAAGCATGCTGGGGCTACGGCTCCCTCGCCGCACTGGAGCTTTCTCGCTCTTCAAG ACTTTAGCGACAGTGATGGAGAATCTGCCTCACACTAACTTGGCTGAGCTTCTGATCTCCTTGGTGTGTTTGGCTGTCCTGGTCCCAGTCAAGGAGGTCAACATGCGGTACCGGCAACGCCTGCGCACACCTATTCCAGTGGAGATCCTCACA GTTATTGTTGCCACAGGTGTGGCCTATGCTTCCTCTCTGGACTCCAAGTACAACATTGAGATAGTTGGGCACATCCCAGCTGG ATTCCCAAGTCCAAGGATGCCTGCCTTGCACACTTTCCCTGACATTGTTGGAGACACAGTAGCCATAACATTTGTTGGTTATGCTGTGTCAGTCTCGCTTGCAATGATTTATGCCGACAAACATGGATATTCAATACATCCTAACCAG GAGCTGTTGGCACATGGGATCTCCAACATGGTGTCTTCTTTTTTCACCTGTTTTCCCAGTTCAGCCACTCTTGCCACCACTAATATACTGGAGAGTGCTGGAGGATACACACAG CTCTCTGGCTTGTTCACTAGCCTGGTTGTTTTGATTGTCCTGCTCCTGATTGGACCCCTATTCTACTTCCTACCCAAG GCTGTCCTGGCATGCATTAACGTCACCAGCCTCAGGCAGATGTTCCTGCAGTTCCAGGACCTACCTGATCTATGGAAAATCAGCAAGATTGACTTT ATGGTTTGGGTGGTAACCTGGCTGTCTGTAGTTGTACTTAATGTGGACCTTGGCCTCGCCATCGGGGTGGTTTTCTCTATGATGACTGTCATCTGTCGCACACAAAG GGCTGGATGCTCAGTACTTGGCCGGGCCAACAACACAGAAATATACAGACCTCTGGAGAATCACAGCAAG TGCTATGAGATACCTGGAGTGAAGATCCTGACTTATAATGGACCTATTTATTATGGAAACCGTAGCTTCttcagggaggagatgagcAGGTTGTTGGGCCTAACGCCAGAGAAGATCCGCAGCTGGGAGAAGGCCAGGAAAGCCCTGGAGAAACGGGAGAGAGAGGTCACCGTCAACACTGTG gaAGGAGGCATTgcaaacttttcattttcttcagaaAATGAGTTCTTCAAATCCG AAACACCTAAGAATGAAGTCCAGGCAGTGTTAATTGATTGCAGCCGTGTGATATTTGTTGATGTTGCTGGAGCAAGACTCTTCACACAG ATGTGCACTGAATGCCAGAAAATTGGAGTTCATGTATATTTGTCAAACTGCAATG AAAGCATTTTAAAGATCTTCACATCAAGTGGCCTTATGAACTACATGAATCCTCAACATATTTTTGTCACTATTCATGATGCTATAATGTATATTCAACAGCAGAAG GAAAAACCTGCAGAGAACACCACAACTGTTTGGGTATGA
- the b4galnt1a gene encoding beta-1,4 N-acetylgalactosaminyltransferase 1a isoform X1 produces the protein MINTYKKCFGLIYITGSGLLLLAVFKAWGTWSNSTVDLQPRMDSSMKKLLVKKFQDSISGYQGVAYHIKEDVACRLPQNTCVCLADKESFRLPFSNLIYPRVWAHSIDRAFLDSHPDPEGVKHHRAQEYISFQRRSQNPADAFIVAEANSPLQYPTQGVRTRPLKTIVIPGLGLKEEPRSDHTVYLSAAMGTFDVAATVNQVSVKGEGKKRITLTSPFLSALNSQLQFVTYTNTIFHPKTADTVEFATTGHQAFFTIKVEHGTIPKLYNSRSQKEYNISALVTIVTKTFLRYDKLKDLIESIRQYYPTISIVIADDNEHPEPVTGPHIEHYIMPFKKGWFAGRNLAVSQVTTKYVLWVDDDFIFTANTKLEKMVDILEKTTLDLVGGAVKEVTGYTATYRHTISVEEGGEEGDCLHIRNGYHHVIDGFPNCVVADAVINFFMGRTDKVQQVGFNPSLARAAHLEFFIDALGSLHVGSCSDVIISHASKIILPWSKTNSQKAYEKFRYSGSAEDNYIHKEVFYFKNRLKCMTSQ, from the exons ATGATTAACACCTATAAGAAGTGTTTTGGACTGATTTATATAACTGGAAGTGGACTACTGCTCCTAGCTGTGTTTAAAGCTTGGGGCACTTGGTCTAACTCAACAGTTGACTTACAGCCAAGAATGGACAGTTCAATGAAGAAACTCCTTGTGAAGAAGTTTCAAGATTCCATCAGTGGCTATCAAGGTGTTGCCTACCATATTAAGGAGGATGTGGCATG TCGTTTGCCtcaaaatacatgtgtgtgtctggctgataaGGAGAGCTTTCGCCTGCCCTTCTCCAATTTGATCTACCCACGTGTGTGGGCCCACAGTATTGATCGTGCTTTTTTAGACTCCCATCCTGACCCTGAAGGTGTGAAGCATCACAGAGCTCAGGAGTACATCAGCTTTCAGAGAAG GTCCCAGAATCCTGCTGATGCGTTTATTGTAGCCGAGGCTAACAGTCCCCTTCAGTATCCTACCCAGGGTGTAAGGACACGACCACTCAAAACAATCGTCATTCCTG GTTTGGGTCTTAAAGAAGAACCAAGATCCGACCATACG GTGTATTTATCAGCAGCAATGGGGACTTTTGATGTTGCTGCTACAGTGAATCAAGTTTCTGTAAAAGGAGAGGGAAAGAAACGCATTACACTGACCAgcccttttctctctgctctgaacagtcagctgcagtttgtcacctacacaaacacaattttccaTCCAAAGACAGCAGATACAG TTGAGTTTGCAACAACAGGTCACCAGGCATTTTTCACCATTAAAGTTGAACATGGGACCATCCCGAAACTGTACAACTCCAGATCCCAAAAAG AGTACAATATTAGTGCTCTTGTTACGATTGTCACCAAGACCTTTCTCCGCTATGACAAACTCAAAGATCTAATTGAAAGCATTCGGCAGTATTATCCAACAATCAGCATTGTGATAGCGGATGATAATGAACATCCTGAGCCAGTGACTGGGCCTCACATTGAACACTACATCATGCCATTTAAAAAG GGTTGGTTTGCAGGAAGAAACCTTGCAGTGTCTCAAGTGACCACCAAGTATGTGCTCTGGGTAGATGACGACTTCATCttcactgcaaacacaaaactggAGAAGATGGTGGACATCCTAGAGAAGACCACTCTGGATCTG GTTGGTGGTGCAGTGAAAGAGGTGACAGGTTACACTGCAACATACCGTCACACTATTTCAGTGGAAGAAGGGGGAGAGGAGGGTGACTGTTTGCATATCCGAAATGGGTACCACCATGTCATTGATGGATTTCCCAACTGTGTGGTAGCTGATGCCGTTATCAACTTCTTCATGGGGCGGACAGACAAGGTTCAGCAAGTGGGCTTTAACCCCAGCTTGGCACGCGCTGCACATTTAG AGTTCTTCATCGATGCTCTGGGTTCCCTCCACGTTGGCTCCTGTAGCGATGTCATTATAAGCCACGCATCAAAGATCATACTGCCCTGGAGTAAAACCAACTCCCAAAAGGCCTATGAAAAATTTCGCTACTCAGGCTCCGCTGAGGACAACTACATTCATAAAGAAGTATTCTACTTCAAGAACAGATTGAAGTGCATGACCAGTCAGTGA
- the b4galnt1a gene encoding beta-1,4 N-acetylgalactosaminyltransferase 1a isoform X3, giving the protein MPFKKGWFAGRNLAVSQVTTKYVLWVDDDFIFTANTKLEKMVDILEKTTLDLVGGAVKEVTGYTATYRHTISVEEGGEEGDCLHIRNGYHHVIDGFPNCVVADAVINFFMGRTDKVQQVGFNPSLARAAHLEFFIDALGSLHVGSCSDVIISHASKIILPWSKTNSQKAYEKFRYSGSAEDNYIHKEVFYFKNRLKCMTSQ; this is encoded by the exons ATGCCATTTAAAAAG GGTTGGTTTGCAGGAAGAAACCTTGCAGTGTCTCAAGTGACCACCAAGTATGTGCTCTGGGTAGATGACGACTTCATCttcactgcaaacacaaaactggAGAAGATGGTGGACATCCTAGAGAAGACCACTCTGGATCTG GTTGGTGGTGCAGTGAAAGAGGTGACAGGTTACACTGCAACATACCGTCACACTATTTCAGTGGAAGAAGGGGGAGAGGAGGGTGACTGTTTGCATATCCGAAATGGGTACCACCATGTCATTGATGGATTTCCCAACTGTGTGGTAGCTGATGCCGTTATCAACTTCTTCATGGGGCGGACAGACAAGGTTCAGCAAGTGGGCTTTAACCCCAGCTTGGCACGCGCTGCACATTTAG AGTTCTTCATCGATGCTCTGGGTTCCCTCCACGTTGGCTCCTGTAGCGATGTCATTATAAGCCACGCATCAAAGATCATACTGCCCTGGAGTAAAACCAACTCCCAAAAGGCCTATGAAAAATTTCGCTACTCAGGCTCCGCTGAGGACAACTACATTCATAAAGAAGTATTCTACTTCAAGAACAGATTGAAGTGCATGACCAGTCAGTGA
- the b4galnt1a gene encoding beta-1,4 N-acetylgalactosaminyltransferase 1a isoform X2: protein MGTFDVAATVNQVSVKGEGKKRITLTSPFLSALNSQLQFVTYTNTIFHPKTADTVEFATTGHQAFFTIKVEHGTIPKLYNSRSQKEYNISALVTIVTKTFLRYDKLKDLIESIRQYYPTISIVIADDNEHPEPVTGPHIEHYIMPFKKGWFAGRNLAVSQVTTKYVLWVDDDFIFTANTKLEKMVDILEKTTLDLVGGAVKEVTGYTATYRHTISVEEGGEEGDCLHIRNGYHHVIDGFPNCVVADAVINFFMGRTDKVQQVGFNPSLARAAHLEFFIDALGSLHVGSCSDVIISHASKIILPWSKTNSQKAYEKFRYSGSAEDNYIHKEVFYFKNRLKCMTSQ from the exons ATGGGGACTTTTGATGTTGCTGCTACAGTGAATCAAGTTTCTGTAAAAGGAGAGGGAAAGAAACGCATTACACTGACCAgcccttttctctctgctctgaacagtcagctgcagtttgtcacctacacaaacacaattttccaTCCAAAGACAGCAGATACAG TTGAGTTTGCAACAACAGGTCACCAGGCATTTTTCACCATTAAAGTTGAACATGGGACCATCCCGAAACTGTACAACTCCAGATCCCAAAAAG AGTACAATATTAGTGCTCTTGTTACGATTGTCACCAAGACCTTTCTCCGCTATGACAAACTCAAAGATCTAATTGAAAGCATTCGGCAGTATTATCCAACAATCAGCATTGTGATAGCGGATGATAATGAACATCCTGAGCCAGTGACTGGGCCTCACATTGAACACTACATCATGCCATTTAAAAAG GGTTGGTTTGCAGGAAGAAACCTTGCAGTGTCTCAAGTGACCACCAAGTATGTGCTCTGGGTAGATGACGACTTCATCttcactgcaaacacaaaactggAGAAGATGGTGGACATCCTAGAGAAGACCACTCTGGATCTG GTTGGTGGTGCAGTGAAAGAGGTGACAGGTTACACTGCAACATACCGTCACACTATTTCAGTGGAAGAAGGGGGAGAGGAGGGTGACTGTTTGCATATCCGAAATGGGTACCACCATGTCATTGATGGATTTCCCAACTGTGTGGTAGCTGATGCCGTTATCAACTTCTTCATGGGGCGGACAGACAAGGTTCAGCAAGTGGGCTTTAACCCCAGCTTGGCACGCGCTGCACATTTAG AGTTCTTCATCGATGCTCTGGGTTCCCTCCACGTTGGCTCCTGTAGCGATGTCATTATAAGCCACGCATCAAAGATCATACTGCCCTGGAGTAAAACCAACTCCCAAAAGGCCTATGAAAAATTTCGCTACTCAGGCTCCGCTGAGGACAACTACATTCATAAAGAAGTATTCTACTTCAAGAACAGATTGAAGTGCATGACCAGTCAGTGA